The following nucleotide sequence is from Micromonospora sp. WMMD1120.
ACACCAACGCCCACGGCGACGAGGTGCTGCACTCGCTGGCGTACGTCTCGTTCCAGGAGCTGGCCACCCGGATCTCGCACCGCAACACCGGCAAGGCCACCGGCGACCCGGTCTGCGAGGCGCTGCTGGCCCGGGTGGCCGCCGACGAGAACCTGCACATGGTCTTCTACCGCAACCTGCTCGCCGCCGCCTTCGAGCTGGCCCCCAGCCAGGCCATGCGGGCCGTGGCCGACGTGGTGGCCGACTTCCAGATGCCGGGCAACGGCATCGAGGGCTTCGCCCGTAAGTCGGTGGCGATCGCCCTGGCCGGCATCTACGACCTGCGTCAGCACCGCGACGAGGTGTTGCAGCCGGTGCTGCGGCAGTGGGACGTCTTCAACGTGACCGGACTCGACGCCGACGGCGAGGCGGCCCAGGAGCAGTTGGCCGCCCACCTGGCGACCCTGGACCGTGCCGCGAGCCGCTTCGAGGAAAAGCGCGACGCCAGAAACGCCCGCCTGTCCCAACGCTGACCCACCCCACCCCGCCCCACCCGGCCCCGCCCGGCCCCACCTCGCCCGGCCCCACCCCGCCCGGCCCCACCCCGCCCGGCCCCACCTCGCCCGGCCCCACCCCGCCCGGCCCCACCCCGCCCGGCCCCACCTCGCCCGGCCCCACCCCGCCCGCCCGGCCCCGCCCGGCCCCGCCCGCCCGGCCCCGCCCGGTTGATCATGAAGTTATTGCCACTCGCGTCGGCGTGTCGTGGCGATAACTTCATGATCAACGGGGTCAAGGTCAGGGGCGGGGGCGGGGGCGGGGGTGGGGGGCAGGGGGAGGGGGTTTTCGTTTGTTGTTACTCAGGGTGACGGGTGGCGCGTCGGGTTGTGGGGTTCCGGCGGGCATAACGGGAAGCGGATGCGCTCCGTGGCGCCCCGTGCCGGCTTGGTGTCCGCCGTCGTGTCTCCGGACGCGTCGCGGCGCGTCACGCACCCCCCATCTCATCGATTCCGGTGAACATAACGTGTGACGGTGGTTGTACGCCAGCGAGTCTGCGGTGTTGCGGCACTGCTCGGCTCGCGATCGACGAACACGGGCGAATCCAAGGCTTGTCAATGATCTTAAGGATGTGAATACTTCAGTTCACTCGGCCGGTTTCCCCAGATCGGCCGGGTTGCCCTCGGGTCAGCCGCCCTCCGGCCAGACCCGCTCCCCCGCCCAGGAGGTTTGTTACATGCGACCCACGAGGTCCTCATTCCGTGTTGCGGCCACAGTTGCCGTCTCCGGAAGCCTGGTCGTCGGCACGCTGATCGGCGCGCCCGCCCAGGCCGCCCCGGCCGCCTCACCCGACGCCGCCGCGGCCATCTCCGCCGAACTCGGCGACCGCTCCGCCGGCTCGTACATCGACGCCAGCGGCAGGTCCGTCGTCACGGTGACCGACGCCGCTGCCGCCAGCAAGGCGAGCAGGGCGGGCGCCACCGTCCGCTACGTCACCCGCGGCGCCGCGGAGCTCAACCGGGCCACCGCCGACCTGGAGCGTTCCGCCAAGATTCCGGGCACCGCCTGGTGGAGCGACCCGGTCACCAACCAGGTCGTCGTCTCGGTGGACAGCACCGTCACCGGGGCGAAGCTGGAGCGGGTCAAGGCCGCCGCCGCGCGGGCCAACGGCGCGGTCCGGGTCGAGGCGGAGGCCGGCGTGCTGAGCACCCGGATCTCCGGCGGCCAGGCCATCTACGCCGGTGGCGGCGGGCGCTGCTCGCTCGGCTTCAACGTGCGCAGCGGCAGCACCTACTCGTTCCTGACGGCCGGGCACTGCACCAACATCTCGGCCAGCTGGTACTCGAACTCCGCCCAGACCGCGCTGCTCGGCAGCCGTACCGGCACCAGCTTCCCGGGCAACGACTACGGCATCGTGCGGCACAACAACTCCGCCAACGCCGCCGGCAACGTCTACCTCTACAACGGCAGCTACCGGGACATCACCGGCGCTGGCAACGCGTCGGTCGGCCTGTCGGTGCAGCGCTCCGGCAGCACCACCGGCCTGCGCGGCGGCTCGGTGACCGCCACCAACGCCACTGTGAACTACGCCGAGGGCTCGGTCTCCGGCCTGATCCGCACCAACGTCTGCGCCGAGCCGGGCGACAGCGGCGGCTCGCTGTTCTCCGGCAGCACCGCGCTGGGTCTGACCTCCGGTGGTAGCGGCAACTGCCGCACCGGCGGCACGACCTTCTTCCAGCCGGTCACCGAGGCGCTCAGCCGTTACGGCGTCAGCGTCTTCTGATCGATCGACCGACCGCGGGCCGCCGGAGGAATCCGGCGGCCCGCGCCGCGTCTGCGGCAGGCTCAGGCGAGCCGGTCGGGCCCGTCCGCGGGCCGCAGGGGATCCGGGGGGACGACACCGGCGGTCGGTGACGCCGTGCCAAGCGTCGGCGCGCCGGACGCCGACCAGGCGAGGTGCGCCCGCCGGGCGGAGAGGACCGCCAGCAGGGGCCACAGCGAGACGGCCACCGCCGTCACCCGCTCGGCCAGCCCGGTACGGGACCCGCTGGTCACCTCGAACGCGCACCAGCCGAAGAGCGCGAGCAGCACCGCCGTTGCGCTCAGCGCCACCGCCCGGCGGAACGCCCACGGCGGCTCCGGCCGGGTCGGGTGTCTGCCGTGCTCGGCGCGCGGCAGCCGTAGCGCCGAGCCGGCCGGCCAGAGCACCAGGGCGAGCACCGCCACCGTCGCCGCGACGCCGTGACTGAGCGACCCGCCCACCGGCGGCCGGGGAAAGGCGACGAGCGCGATGGTCGCCACCCCGCCGACCGCGAGCAGGAATCGGCTGGGCAGCCCGGCCGCGTGCAGCACCGCGGCGACGGACAGGTAACAGCAGCCCAACAGCACCAGGGTCGCCACCATGATCCAGGCGTCGGTGGCGTCCTGCCCCGCCAGCTCGCTGATGGTGTCTCGGACCGGGTCGTACCCGACCGGCTGCCGGGATTCCGCCACCGTCCATCCGGCCACCAGCAACACGGGCGCGGCCGCCGCCGTGGCGACGGCCCAGTTCGGTACGGCGCGCATTTCGCCACGGTAACCGGCGTGGCCCGCGACCGGACCGGCTTCGGCGGCGCACCCCACCAGCGAATCGCGCCGGCCTGCCGGGTGCCCGGAGGCTAGGCGTTCACCCCTGACAGAATGCCGGTGAGGACTGTTCCACGATGAGGAGTTGCCAGCCGTGATCCGTACCCACAATGCCGGAAGCCTGCGCGCGGCGGACGCCGGCTCGACGGTGACGCTC
It contains:
- a CDS encoding S1 family peptidase produces the protein MRPTRSSFRVAATVAVSGSLVVGTLIGAPAQAAPAASPDAAAAISAELGDRSAGSYIDASGRSVVTVTDAAAASKASRAGATVRYVTRGAAELNRATADLERSAKIPGTAWWSDPVTNQVVVSVDSTVTGAKLERVKAAAARANGAVRVEAEAGVLSTRISGGQAIYAGGGGRCSLGFNVRSGSTYSFLTAGHCTNISASWYSNSAQTALLGSRTGTSFPGNDYGIVRHNNSANAAGNVYLYNGSYRDITGAGNASVGLSVQRSGSTTGLRGGSVTATNATVNYAEGSVSGLIRTNVCAEPGDSGGSLFSGSTALGLTSGGSGNCRTGGTTFFQPVTEALSRYGVSVF
- a CDS encoding DUF998 domain-containing protein — its product is MRAVPNWAVATAAAAPVLLVAGWTVAESRQPVGYDPVRDTISELAGQDATDAWIMVATLVLLGCCYLSVAAVLHAAGLPSRFLLAVGGVATIALVAFPRPPVGGSLSHGVAATVAVLALVLWPAGSALRLPRAEHGRHPTRPEPPWAFRRAVALSATAVLLALFGWCAFEVTSGSRTGLAERVTAVAVSLWPLLAVLSARRAHLAWSASGAPTLGTASPTAGVVPPDPLRPADGPDRLA
- a CDS encoding acyl-ACP desaturase is translated as MSQTALLVELEPVVARNLDRHLGLAKEWFPHEYVPWSEGRTFDGPLGGEAWSPTDSTIPDVARTALIVNLLTEDNLPSYHHEIATLFGRDGAWGTWVHRWTAEEGRHGVAIRDYLTVTRAVDPVALERARMTHMSEGYTNAHGDEVLHSLAYVSFQELATRISHRNTGKATGDPVCEALLARVAADENLHMVFYRNLLAAAFELAPSQAMRAVADVVADFQMPGNGIEGFARKSVAIALAGIYDLRQHRDEVLQPVLRQWDVFNVTGLDADGEAAQEQLAAHLATLDRAASRFEEKRDARNARLSQR